In a genomic window of Neisseria flavescens:
- a CDS encoding RluA family pseudouridine synthase gives MKKRTNPLPLLDGVKPSYLVLPHEKQFYGLPLLHFLCAHFPFVGEENWRRRLNSGFVVGADGMPFDENTLFEPGKTMFYYRETSRESEPRIPFKEKILHIDEHLIVVDKPHFLPVIPSGRFLRETLLTRLRLRPELQHLNVEDITPIHRLDKDTAGVMLLSLNPATRRDYQTMFQEKTVQKTYEAVAPTRTDLNYPLDISSRMERGEKFFLTRETEGEPNAHTTIELIENRGAFSLYRLTPHTGKKHQLRVHMMSLNMPLMNDALYPTPLAAGDEDYDKPLKLLAKRIEFTDPVSGEIRVFESGFAL, from the coding sequence ATGAAAAAACGTACCAATCCCCTCCCCCTTTTAGACGGTGTCAAACCCAGCTACTTGGTTTTGCCGCATGAAAAGCAGTTTTACGGCTTACCGCTGCTGCATTTTTTATGCGCTCATTTTCCCTTTGTCGGCGAAGAAAACTGGCGGCGGCGGCTGAACAGCGGTTTTGTGGTGGGCGCGGATGGCATGCCGTTTGATGAGAATACCTTGTTCGAACCCGGCAAGACGATGTTTTATTACCGTGAAACCAGCCGTGAGAGCGAGCCGCGTATTCCGTTTAAAGAAAAGATTTTGCATATTGATGAGCATTTGATTGTGGTGGACAAACCGCATTTTCTACCCGTCATCCCCAGCGGCAGGTTTTTGCGGGAAACCCTGCTCACGCGCCTGCGTTTGCGGCCTGAATTGCAGCATTTGAATGTTGAAGACATTACGCCGATTCATCGCTTGGACAAGGATACGGCAGGCGTTATGCTGCTTTCGCTCAACCCTGCTACGCGTCGCGATTATCAGACCATGTTCCAAGAAAAAACCGTCCAAAAAACCTATGAAGCGGTGGCGCCGACGCGGACGGATTTGAACTATCCGCTGGATATTTCGTCACGAATGGAACGCGGCGAAAAATTCTTTCTCACGCGTGAAACAGAAGGCGAACCCAACGCCCACACAACCATCGAACTTATCGAAAACCGCGGTGCATTCAGCCTCTACCGCCTCACGCCGCATACCGGAAAGAAACACCAGCTCCGCGTGCATATGATGAGTTTGAATATGCCGCTGATGAACGATGCGCTTTACCCTACTCCATTGGCTGCCGGTGATGAAGACTATGATAAACCTTTAAAACTTCTGGCCAAAAGAATAGAGTTTACTGATCCTGTCAGCGGAGAAATCCGCGTATTTGAAAGCGGTTTTGCGCTTTAA